The Methanomicrobiales archaeon sequence AGGCCGATGATCTGGCTGCTCCGGTACGGCTCGGGCTCGCGTCCCCGCTCTGCCGTGCCCCCCTCCTCGAGGTACCACTCCACCTCCTCGGTCATCGGCCAGTGGTCCCGGTCGAATCCCTTCGCCCGGTCGAGATCCTCCTTCGATACATCCAGGATCCAGTAGTCCTCGCCCGGCACCTGGGCGAACCGCTCCCAGGGGACCGCGAATAACTTCTCTCCCATGCCCAGCACGCCGCCATAGGCCAGCACCGCGTACGCGATGCGGCCCGTGGCAACGTCCAGCATGATCTCGTGCACCTCGCCCAGATCCTCGCCCGCCGCATTCC is a genomic window containing:
- a CDS encoding PRC-barrel domain-containing protein yields the protein NAAGEDLGEVHEIMLDVATGRIAYAVLAYGGVLGMGEKLFAVPWERFAQVPGEDYWILDVSKEDLDRAKGFDRDHWPMTEEVEWYLEEGGTAERGREPEPYRSSQIIGLEESGRVAEERRPPARVTTRYVPVQRTEYVPVQTIETERRERR